The genomic window ACAGATGAGGGGGGCAGGACCCTCCCCAAAAAATTTGGGTTTCTCCCCCTGGGGTTCTCCCTCTCATCCAAGCCCCCCTCCCCgttttccctttaattttttttttgggggggagagCGTCTCCCACCTCTGCGCTTCAGGAATTGGGGCTCCCCCGCCACGGACCCCTAAATCCCCTCAGGGaccccctgaaccccctcacGGGATCTTTTCCTTTTCGGGACCCCCCCAAACACCCCCACAAGAACGCCCTCAGTCCCCGCACAGAACCCCCCCTTTACGGGaccccccaaattcccgcatgggacacccccccccccttaatGGGACTCCCCCACTGCCTCACAGGACGCCCCCACTGTTTCCGAGAGCCCCAAATTTCCTCACAAGCCCCTCTCCCCCTTTCCgggacccccaaatcccctcacagaccccccccccacctctttCCGCTGTAGGACCCCCCCCACTCCCCTCACGCCTCCCCCTTTTCCGGGACCCCTCACAGACCCCCCCTTAACCCCTCATGGACACCCCGCAAATCCCCTCACGGGCCTTCCCGCGCCTCACggaacccccaaatcccctcacAGACCCTCCCCGCTTTCCGGGACCCCCCAGACCCCCTCAGGGCCCCCTCGGCCGTCCCCCCCGGCCCCGTCCCGGCGCCCCGCGCCCCGCTGCCCGCTCACCGCCGACGCGGTACATGTTGGCCGCCATGGCCGCTCGTTCGGCCGCGCTacccccgggcccggccccggccgcgctTCAtcgccgctcccgccgcctccGCGCCGGCACGGCCGGTTCGGAGCCCTTCGGGCACCTCCGGAGAAGCTTCGGGTACCCCCGGAGACGTTCGGCAACCTCCGGCAAGGACTCTCGGGCACCTCCGGAGAGGGTTTGGGCACCTCCGGAGAGTTTCGGGCACTGCCGGATTCGTTCGGGCACCTCCGGCGCGGGCTCGGCGCCGCCTCGGGCGCTTCCGGAGCGACTTCGTCACTTTTCGGCGCGGCTTCGGCGGAGCCTCGGCTCTTTCCGCCACTCCTCGGCTGAACCTCGCCTCTTTCCGTAACGCGCTCGGCGAATTCCGCCGGCACCGGAAAGGCCCCGAGGGGCGGGGAGGAGGAAGGACCCGCGGCGCTTCCGGGAAGCGGCGGCGATTCCGGCGCGGAAGAAGCGGCGGGGCCCTGCCCTGACCCCCAAGGCTTTATTGACGCCTCTCACAGTGCAGCGCGAAAacgcggggtggggggggggggaaggaaggcTTGAACCAAGCCCTCACCCCGCTCTTTGGTcccaggaaggggaaaagggaggaggaagcagcgaggaggaggaggcgcgGGGGGCTCAGCCGCTGTCGCCGGGCAGCACCCGCCACTGGAACACGCTGGTGTCCTTCCCGCCCAGCGACACCAGGTGCCCGTCGTCGTGTGTGAAGCGCACGTTGGTCACGTGGCTGCCGTGCCCGCCGTACACGTGACTGGGCGCCTGGGGGGGGGAAACACGTGAGGGGTCACGTGGTCACACACAGCCACGCCCCCCTCAAATTGGGGTGCTTCCCCTCCCCCattgccccccccccccaattggGGTCCTGGGACCCTCCTGACTCCCCAAAATTGGGGTctgggacccctccccacccctcaaAATGGCGTCTGGgaccccccaaaacacccagaCTGTGAGTCCAGAGTGCCCTGATCCCCCCAAAATTGGGGTCTGGACCCCCCTTGGGTCCCCAAAATTGGGGTCTGGACCCCCCCGACTCCTTAAAGTTGCGCTCTGGACCCCCCAGAGCACCCAGCTTGTGAGTCTGgagcccccagcctgccccaaaTTTGGCTCTGGGACCCTCCTgatccccccccaaaacccaacctTGGGGTCTAGAACCCCCCCTGGGTCCCCCCCAACCCACCGCCTGTGAGTGTGGACCCCCAAACTGGGGACTGGGACCCCCCTGGAGCCCCCTGCTGAGGGTCTGAccctccccaggacccccagagcccccccagaGCCCCACCTTGGGCCAGGCGCAGTGCTACTGGAACAGGTGAACCTTGCACAGCCAGGACCCCCCCCGACCCCCAAACTGAGGTCTGGGACCCTCCCCATGTCACCCAggacccccagagcccccccggagcccccccagagcccccccggAGCCCCACCTTGGGCCGGGCGCAGGGGTACTGGAACAGGTGAACCTTGCAGAAGTCGTCGGCCACGGCCACCACGCGCTCGTGGTGCGAGCGGCACAGCGAGTTGATGTCGGTGCCGTCCGAGCCGTCCGGCCACACCCCTGCGGGGGTCCGGGGGGGGTCAgggggaccccaaaatccccctgCTCAACccccccaggagcccccagaCCCACCGAAGACGTGGAAGCCCAGCACGCAGGTGTAGGAGGCCCATTCCCGGTCCCGGCTCTCGAAGCGGTTCCGGAGCAGTTTGCAGCCCCCGGCGACGTCCCCTGGAGAGGGGAgagacccccccccaaaaaaaaattcGGGGGTTGGGGGCCGCGAGAGCTTCCCCCCAAAATCTGGAGGCGGGGAGGGGGGCAGTGAAAGCCACACAAAATtcgggagggggaagggaaagtgaaacacccccccccaaaaaaaaaatccgtgaaaggggagggaaaaatgaGACCCCTCAAAATCCGGGGAAGGGGCAGTGAAACCCCCCcagaatttggggtttggggggggcaGTGAGACACACCCCCCCCCAGAAttcagggaggggaagggaaagtgagacccccccccaccaaaaaaaaaaatccatgggaAGAGGGAGCAATGAGACCCCAAAATTTGGGGTGGGGGTCGCAGTGGGGTCAGgaaggtcctggcagggtcaggagggtcctggcagggtcaGGAAGGTTCTGGAAGGTTCTGGAAGGTTCTGGAAGGTCCCATCAGCCCCAGGaggagccccccgagcccccagACTCACAGTAGAGGATCTCATAATCCCCCGAGTTGGACATGATGAAGCGCCCGTCCTTGGACCAGTCCAGGTGCGTGATGAAACTCGAGTGACcctggggggcagaggggggTCACTGGGGGTCCGGGGGGGGGTCGAGgaccccccagagcccccccaaaaccccccagacccccccagCTCTCACCGTGCAGCGGCCGAAGCGGCTGAACTTGCGGCCGCCCTCGGCCACGCTGTAGATGTAGATGAAATTGTCGTGAGAGCCGATGGCCAGGAAGGTCCCGTCTGGAATTGGGGGGGACACGGCgttggggaggggtccccacgCATTGGGGGGGCCCGGAAaaggggggtttgggggggccCAGGCATTGGGGGGGGTGAaaaggaggggtttggggaaggtttgggggggggtcccACACCTTGGGGAGATGCTGGGGGGCTCTGAATGAtatggggacagggaagggacagggaagagacagggacagtTTGGGGACAGTTTGGGGACAGGTCAGGGACAGTTTGGGGACAGTTTGGGGGCAGTTTGGGGACAGGTCAGGGACAGTTTGGGGACAGTTTGGGGGCAGTTTGGGGACAGTTTGGGGACAGGTCAGGGACAGTTTGGGCACAGTTTGGGGACAGTTTGGGCACAGTTTGGGGACAGTTTGGGCACAGTTTGGGGGCAGTTTGGGGACAGTTTGGGGACAGGTCAGGGACAGTTTGGGGACAGTTTGGGGGCAGTTTGGGGACAGTTTGGGCACAGTTTGGGGACAGGTCAGGGACAGTTTGGGCACAGTTTGGGCACGGTCAGGGCTCACCAGGGGAGAAGCGCACCACCGAGAGCTGCTCGCTGCTGTCCGAGCCCCCGGCCAGGAGCTGCCGTGTGCCCGTGTCCAGCACCAGCCACCTgcgggacggggacagggacagggacatggggacagggacatggggacacggggacagggacagggacatgggacatggggacagggacatggggacagggacatggggacagggacagggggacagggacatggggacatggggacaccaggACAGTTATAtgggcacagggacatgggaacggggacacagggacaggacgGGGACACAAAGGACACCGGGCGATGGGAGGGACAcaaggggacacggggacatggggacacagggacatgggcactgtccccccgtgtccccccgtgtccccccgtgtccccccgtgtcccccgtcACTCACCGCCCCGTCAGCAGCCCCACGGCCACCACGTGTCCCTCGGGGTGGAAGTCGGCGCAGAGCCCGGTGTcctgggggtggggaggggtccTGAGGGGGGGGACGAGAgaccccgggacccccccccagAGCCCCAAATCGGGGGTACCCCCAAAGCCCTGCACCCCAAacctgagcccccagccccaatTCGGGGGTCCCCAGCTCGGGTCCTTTGTCCCCAGACCACAGCCTGACCCCCCCCaaactgggctcctgacccccCCAAAGCACCCCATAACCCCCCCAGGGGTGTCCCCCTCCCCACTTTTGGGGGTCCCCTCACACCTCCAGCCCCAGGCTCCAGGCCAGCGCGTGCTCCTGACCCCCTGTCCCTGTTACCCCCATTGCAGCCCCCAAACTCCCCCCTAGAGCCCCCCCAAATCGAGCTCCTGAGCCCTCCCCAGACGCCCCCTCCCCAGTTTCGGGGGTCCCCGCTCACCTCCAGCCCCAGGCTCCAGGCCAGCGCGTGCTCCCGCCCGtcccacaggcagagctgccgGTCGTGGCCGCAGGTGAGGAAGCGGCAGCAGCTGGGGTGCGTGGCCAGACCCCAAACCTCATCCGTGTGACCCTGGGGGGGGGCGTCAGGGGAGGGCTCAGCGCCCCCTGCCCACCCCGGGGACCCCTCCCAGGACCCCCCCCTCAAAGCCCCACCTGGACGATGGGGGTGAAGCCGGAGCCCAGCGTGCCCCGGAGCAGCGCGTTCCGGGTGGTCCCGACCAGCAGCTCCTCGCCGGGACCCTCCGCGATCGTCCGGACCGCGCCGAAGCTCTCGGGGAGCTGGgggacccccccaaaaaaaatccccattgAAACAACCTGAGGTGATCAGGAATTGGGGggggaccccaaaaacccccattGAAACACCCTGAGGTGATCAGGAATTGGGGGGattccaaaaaaatcccattgaaGCACCCTGAAGTGATCAGGAATTGGGGGatcaccaaaaaaatccccattgAAACACCCTGAAGTGATCAGGAATTGGGGGGatcccccaaaaaatccccattgAAACACCCTGAGGTGATCGGGAATTGGGGGatccccaaaaaaatcccattgaaACACCCTGAAGTGATCAGGAATTGGGGGgatcccaaaaaaatccccattgAAACACCCTGAGGTGATCAGGAATTGGGgggaccccccaaaaaaaatccccattgAAACACCCTGAGGTGGTCAGGAATTGGGGGGAtccccaaaaaaaatccccattgAAACACCCTGAGGTGGTCAGGAATTGGGGGGattcccccaaaaaaccccaaatcttcCTGTCAGCACCCCCTGAACCTCGTGGGGAGATGGggaaccccccccaaaaatccaaatCCCCCCCCTCCAAATCCCCCCCACCCTGCAgccctgtgggatttgggatccagggaggatttgggggatGCCCTGGCAGGATTTCGGGTCCTTAGGGAGAGTTTGGGGGGTCCCCAGGCAGTTTTTGGGGGCACTGAGGGAGATCTTTGGCTGCTCAGGGCAATTTTTCAGGGGCTCAAGGAGATTTTTTTGGGGTACccagggtggattttggggCACTCAAAGAGATTTTTGGCTGCCCGAGGATGCTTTTAGGGCTCTAAGGGAAATCTTCAGGGTGCCCCGGGCTGTTCTCTGAGGCACTAAAGGAGATTTTGGGGGTACccagggtggattttggggCACTCAAAGAGATTT from Hirundo rustica isolate bHirRus1 unplaced genomic scaffold, bHirRus1.pri.v3 scaffold_532_arrow_ctg1, whole genome shotgun sequence includes these protein-coding regions:
- the EML3 gene encoding echinoderm microtubule-associated protein-like 3, with translation LAVHPDRLRVATGQAAGVDKDGKPLQPIVHIWDSATLQTLQQIGLGSFERGVGSLAFSTADQGAFLCVVDDSNEHMMSVWDCARGTKQAEVKSTNESVLTVEFNPRDSSSIISSGKSHVYFWTWSGSALTKKQGIFGKYKKPKFIQCFIFDAAGAVLTGDSEGNILTWTPAPGKGGKEMYQIGQQTRAHEGSVFALCRRRDGTVLSGGGKDRRVLSWSPQLELLHEVELPESFGAVRTIAEGPGEELLVGTTRNALLRGTLGSGFTPIVQGHTDEVWGLATHPSCCRFLTCGHDRQLCLWDGREHALAWSLGLEDTGLCADFHPEGHVVAVGLLTGRWLVLDTGTRQLLAGGSDSSEQLSVVRFSPDGTFLAIGSHDNFIYIYSVAEGGRKFSRFGRCTGHSSFITHLDWSKDGRFIMSNSGDYEILYWDVAGGCKLLRNRFESRDREWASYTCVLGFHVFGVWPDGSDGTDINSLCRSHHERVVAVADDFCKVHLFQYPCARPKAPSHVYGGHGSHVTNVRFTHDDGHLVSLGGKDTSVFQWRVLPGDSG